One genomic window of Salvia miltiorrhiza cultivar Shanhuang (shh) chromosome 4, IMPLAD_Smil_shh, whole genome shotgun sequence includes the following:
- the LOC131021182 gene encoding UDP-glycosyltransferase 90A1-like codes for MGSLPTLHFAIFPFLSQGHIIPLLHLSRLLRLRSAAVTIFTTAANSPPICAALADTDVSVVELPFPQHIQGLPPGVENTQNLPSNSFFIPFAKSTKLMQKSFEKALQTLNPPVSCIISDAFLGFTLHSAHKFNVPRLVFFGVGAFPSTMYQVLGREKPHAAAASLDEPFPIPGFPGLELTMNDFEPPYNEVAPSGPYVEFMEEQLASMAASHGMIVNTFYEMERRYVDYWDSKIGPKIYCAGPLCAVAPPRTAEEKLYVRFLDEKLAEGRPVLYIAFGTQAEVSPEQLREIALGLERSGVSFLWVLKSETVEFCPNFEERVRERGIVVREWVDQLEVLKHEGVCGFLSHCGWNSALEGITAGVPILALPFMAEQHLNARFLAEELGVGLRIMPTGGSVRGHVVAEEVERVVRELMCGERGAEARRKMAECGGAARGAMKEGGSSMGTLDLLIDEISGRRSRP; via the coding sequence ATGGGTTCTCTCCCAACCCTACACTTTGCCATCTTCCCCTTCCTCTCGCAAGGCCACATCATCCCCCTCCTCCACCTCTCCCGCCTCCTCCGCCTCCGCTCTGCCGCCGTCACCATCTTCACCACAGCCGCCAACTCCCCTCCCATCTGCGCCGCCCTCGCCGACACCGACGTCTCCGTGGTGGAGCTCCCTTTCCCACAACACATCCAAGGCCTCCCTCCCGGCGTCGAAAACACCCAAAACCTGCCGTCCAACTCCTTCTTCATCCCCTTCGCCAAATCCACCAAACTCATGCAGAAAAGCTTCGAAAAGGCCCTCCAAACCCTAAATCCGCCGGTTTCCTGCATCATCTCCGACGCAtttctcggcttcactcttcaTTCAGCTCACAAATTCAATGTTCCGAGACTCGTTTTCTTCGGAGTGGGGGCTTTTCCCTCCACCATGTATCAAGTTTTGGGCCGCGAGAAGCCGCATGCAGCCGCCGCCTCTCTAGACGAACCGTTTCCGATACCGGGGTTTCCCGGGCTGGAATTGACTATGAATGATTTTGAACCGCCGTATAATGAGGTGGCGCCGTCGGGGCCGTACGTCGAGTTCATGGAGGAGCAGCTCGCGTCGATGGCGGCGAGCCACGGCATGATCGTCAACACATTTTATGAGATGGAACGCCGTTATGTTGATTATTGGGACTCGAAAATTGGCCCCAAAATTTACTGCGCCGGCCCGCTGTGCGCGGTGGCGCCGCCACGCACGGCGGAGGAGAAGTTGTACGTCCGGTTTTTGGATGAGAAGTTGGCTGAGGGGAGGCCGGTTTTGTACATCGCGTTTGGGACGCAGGCGGAGGTTTCGCCGGAGCAACTCCGGGAAATTGCTTTAGGGTTGGAACGATCGGGGGTGAGTTTTTTGTGGGTTTTGAAGTCGGAAACGGTTGAATTTTGCCCTAATTTTGAAGAGAGAGTTAGAGAGAGGGGAATTGTGGTGAGGGAGTGGGTTGATCAGCTTGAGGTGCTGAAGCATGAGGGTGTGTGTGGCTTTCTGAGTCACTGCGGGTGGAATTCGGCGCTGGAGGGCATCACCGCCGGCGTGCCGATTCTGGCGCTGCCGTTCATGGCGGAGCAGCACCTGAACGCGAGGTTCTTGGCGGAGGAGCTCGGCGTGGGGCTGCGGATCATGCCGACTGGGGGATCGGTTCGGGGACATGTGGTGGCGGAGGAGGTGGAGAGAGTAGTGAGGGAGCTGATGTGCGGGGAGAGGGGGGCGGAGGCGCGGCGGAAGATGGCGGAGTGCGGTGGTGCGGCGCGCGGCGCTATGAAGGAAGGCGGCTCGTCGATGGGGACGCTGGATTTGCTGATTGATGAGATTAGCGGGAGAAGGAGTCGTCCTTGA
- the LOC131021184 gene encoding zinc finger BED domain-containing protein RICESLEEPER 2-like yields the protein MEKMLEKMKLKFDKYWGSCNLLISIAAVLDPRNKMKYIEWCADNCYSGVEGIELKVTVFETLRNLYAEYVEAYRVSTSTTNIVRNASDAQTGSSSNVSGVSSVKSSTSRSQSKYESFRKTVTSVDQMKSDFDLYFEEAVEEWNEPTQFDAIGWWKMHRMKYKILSKMACDVLSIPITTVASESAFSAGGRVIDPHRASLGVDTVQMLLCAEDWLRARYEIKGKAQDKENTKEITFT from the exons ATGGAAAAAATGCTTGAAAAGATGAAGTTGAAGTTTGATAAGTATTGGGGATCTTGTAATTTATTGATTTCTATAGCGGCTGTTTTAGATCCTAGAAACAAAATGAAGTATATTGAGTGGTGTGCTGACAATTGCTATTCTGGCGTGGAAGGGATTGAACTTAAAGTAACAGTTTTTGAGACATTGCGAAACTTGTATGCTGAATATGTAGAGGCTTATAGAGTTAGTACTAGTACTACTAATATTGTGAGAAATGCTAGTGATGCTCAAACAGGAAGTTCTAGCAATGTTAGTGGTGTTAGTAGTGTGAAATCTAGTACAAGTAGAAGCCAAAGCAAATATGAAAGCTTTAGGAAAACTGTTACTAGTGTTGATCAAATGAAGTCGGACTTTGATTTGTACTTTGAGGAGGCAGTTGAAGAATGGAATGAGCCGACTCAGTTTGATGCAATTGGATGGTGGAAGATGCATAGGATGAAGTATAAGATCCTATCAAAGATGGCTTGTGATGTGCTATCAATTCCCATAACCACAGTAGCTTCAGAGTCTGCCTTTAGTGCTGGTGGTAGAGTTATTGATCCACATCGTGCCTCTTTAGGAGTGGATACTGTGCAAATGCTACTTTGTGCCGAAGATTGGCTACGAGCTCGCTACGAGATCAAGGGAAAAGCCCAG gACAAAGAGAATACCAAAGAGATCACTTTCACTTAA
- the LOC131023319 gene encoding zinc finger BED domain-containing protein RICESLEEPER 2-like, translating to MTKKRKRTSKVWDDFKEIIDVKGNVKAECIHCKTRLSVNKTGCTTHLARHSAKCTAKQIHSTKGQQNISITMSMAQKEAVSSVTNFKYDHSKIREVLSHMIIVHELPFRFPEYELFNLLMKSATPLYNKISRATAKKDCWASYELEKKRLMNELKGVSRVSVTTDLWTSDQNISYMVVTGHYVDSNWNLQKRTLNFCDIPPPHTGVVISDVLQRCFREWGIEEKVWTITVDNASNNDVAVRILKENLLFRHTLPLGGQIFHVRCCAHILNLLVKDGLSSIQDVISKVRESVKYVAASEARVIMFGEIAKQLELSSKKLVLDCVTRWNATYFMLSCALEFKAVFPRY from the coding sequence AtgacaaagaaaagaaaacgcACGTCCAAAGTGTGGGATGACTTCAAAGAGATCATTGATGTAAAAGGAAATGTGAAAGCCGAATGCATTCATTGCAAGACACGGCTATCAGTCAACAAGACTGGTTGTACAACTCACTTGGCTAGACATAGTGCCAAATGCACTGCTAAACAAATTCACAGCACGAAAGGCCAACAAAATATCAGCATCACAATGTCTATGGCTCAGAAGGAAGCGGTGAGCTCTGTCACTAATTTTAAGTATGACCACTCAAAGATCAGAGAGGTACTTTCACACATGATTATTGTGCATGAGCTTCCATTTCGATTTCCTGAATAtgagttatttaatttgttGATGAAGAGCGCCACTCCCCTATATAATAAGATTAGTCGTGCAACAGCAAAGAAGGATTGTTGGGCCTCTTATGAGTTGGAGAAGAAGAGATTGATGAACGAATTGAAAGGTGTTAGTAGAGTAAGTGTGACTACAGACCTTTGGACATCAgatcaaaatatttcatatatGGTTGTCACGGGTCACTATGTGGATTCAAATTGGAATTTACAAAAGCGCACTTTGAACTTTTGTGATATTCCACCACCACATACGGGAGTCGTGATTAGTGATGTGCTGCAAAGATGCTTTCGAGAGTGGGGTATTGAGGAAAAAGTTTGGACAATCACTGTGGATAATGCTTCCAACAATGATGTAGCTGTTCGGATATTGAAAGAAAATCTCTTGTTCAGACACACTTTACCTCTTGGTGGTCAAATATTTCACGTGAGATGTTGTGCGCACATTCTTAATCTTTTGGTCAAAGATGGATTATCTTCTATTCAGGATGTGATCTCCAAAGTGCGTGAAAGTGTGAAGTATGTGGCAGCATCAGAGGCACGTGTGATCATGTTCGGTGAAATTGCAAAGCAGTTGGAATTATCTTCGAAGAAACTTGTCTTGGATTGTGTAACAAGATGGAATGCAACATATTTTATGTTGTCATGTGCTTTGGAGTTCAAAGCCGTTTTTCCAAGATATTAA
- the LOC131021186 gene encoding protein DELETION OF SUV3 SUPPRESSOR 1(I)-like codes for MATERQKPASEEVKTDLFEDDDEFEEFEIDRDWDEQDEGEEMSQQWEDDWDDDDVNDDFSVQLRKELERNEAKST; via the exons ATGGCGACGGAAAGGCAGAAACCAGCATCTGAGGAAGTAAAGACCGATCTATTTGAAGATGATGACGAGTTTGAGGAGTTTGAAATTGATCGAG ATTGGGACGAGCAAGATGAAGGCGAAGAAATGAGTCAGCAGTGGGAAGATGACTgggatgatgatgatgtgaaCGATGATTTCTCGGTGCAGCTGAGGAAGGAATTGGAGAGGAATGAGGCTAAGTCCACATGA
- the LOC131021185 gene encoding U-box domain-containing protein 19-like, whose product MIRKFDRHSRRILKFPVVHPCEGISPATLLESLITLSHDICDFQFKPLASQRRNARETLRQISILSLFFEEIREHAPSMSDSIILCLSELHVTLQRIQLLLSDCARDGAKMLILMRSHSVATQFRSLIRTIATALDVLPLDAIRVPGDIKEVVEMLRKQARRARMEVDAADEAATKRVLLVLNQFENRFEPDPFMIRRVLGYLHINSWLECHKEIRFLEDEICAGYLDGDEREVPLLSSLIGLLSYCRGVLFEDYDVEVINQSDARGSNVEVLNCLNPEDFRCPISLELMTDPVTVATGQTYDRVSIQKWLKSGNFVCPKTGEKLTSTELVPNTSLKKLIQQFCAEYGVSMAKSSKNNRDISRTILPGSPANAAAVKFLSEYLTLSLGYGNDRQKSKAAYEIRLLAKSNLFNRCCLIESGSIPPLLELLDSTDPTMQENAVSALLKLSKQPRGQKSIIENGGLNSVLAVLKHGQKPESKQIAAAIIFYLASIHEQRKKIGENKETIPSLLELIRHGNPCGKKNAVVALFALLFYHRNRDRAIAAGAVATLLGLLESSDRAEVKTDTLAVLSRLADSFDGSAQIMEAAIPSILRLLYAIETQAGKEYCVSILHSLCLNCGADVVSVLVRDASLMTALYSLVTEGTSHAGRKARSLIKILHRFCETRSSDHKRELRPEQDQFVDVW is encoded by the coding sequence ATGATTCGAAAATTCGACCGGCACAGTCGCCGGATACTGAAATTCCCGGTGGTCCATCCCTGCGAGGGGATATCTCCGGCGACACTCCTCGAATCCCTAATCACTCTCTCACACGACATCTGCGATTTCCAGTTCAAACCCTTGGCATCACAGCGCAGAAACGCCCGCGAAACTCTCCGGCAGATCTCAATCCTTTCATTATTCTTCGAGGAAATCCGCGAGCACGCGCCGAGCATGTCGGATTCGATCATCCTCTGCTTGTCGGAGCTCCACGTCACGCTCCAGAGGATTCAGCTCCTGCTCTCAGACTGCGCGCGCGACGGCGCCAAAATGCTGATCCTGATGAGGTCCCACTCCGTGGCGACGCAGTTCCGCTCGCTGATCCGGACCATCGCGACGGCGCTCGACGTCCTGCCGCTGGACGCGATCCGCGTCCCCGGCGATATCAAGGAGGTTGTGGAGATGCTGCGGAAGCAGGCGCGGAGGGCGAGGATGGAAGTCGACGCCGCCGACGAGGCCGCCACAAAGCGAGTGCTGCTCGTCCTCAACCAGTTCGAGAACCGGTTCGAACCCGACCCGTTCATGATCAGGCGGGTCCTCGGATACCTACACATCAATTCGTGGTTGGAATGTCACAAAGAAATCAGATTTTTGGAGGATGAAATCTGCGCCGGATATTTAGATGGCGACGAGAGGGAGGTGCCGTTACTGAGCAGTTTAATCGGATTGTTGAGTTATTGCAGGGGAGTTCTGTTCGAGGACTACGATGTGGAAGTAATAAATCAATCAGATGCGAGAGGTAGCAATGTGGAGGTGCTTAACTGCTTGAATCCCGAGGATTTCCGGTGCCCGATCTCGCTCGAGCTGATGACCGATCCGGTGACGGTGGCGACGGGGCAGACATACGACCGTGTCTCGATTCAGAAATGGCTGAAATCGGGGAACTTCGTCTGTCCCAAGACAGGGGAGAAGCTGACGAGCACGGAGCTCGTGCCCAACACGAGCCTCAAGAAACTCATCCAGCAGTTCTGCGCCGAATACGGCGTGTCCATGGCCAAATCGAGCAAGAACAATCGAGATATCTCCAGGACTATCTTGCCCGGGAGCCCCGCCAATGCGGCAGCCGTCAAATTCCTGTCGGAATATCTTACACTCAGCCTAGGTTACGGAAATGACCGGCAGAAGAGCAAGGCGGCCTACGAAATCCGCCTCCTGGCTAAGTCGAATCTCTTCAACCGCTGCTGCTTGATTGAATCCGGCTCGATCCCACCTCTCTTAGAATTGCTCGATTCAACCGACCCCACAATGCAGGAAAATGCGGTTTCAGCCTTGCTGAAGCTCTCCAAGCAGCCGAGAGGCCAGAAATCGATCATTGAAAACGGCGGCCTCAACTCGGTTCTCGCCGTTCTCAAGCACGGCCAGAAACCGGAGTCAAAACAGATTGCGGCTGCAATCATCTTCTACCTCGCTTCAATACACGAGCAGCGTAAGAAGATCGGAGAAAACAAGGAAACAATCCCTTCCTTGCTGGAGCTGATCAGACATGGCAACCCCTGCGGTAAGAAAAACGCGGTGGTGGCTCTCTTCGCGCTGCTCTTCTACCACAGGAACCGCGACAGGGCCATAGCAGCGGGCGCGGTGGCGACGCTGTTAGGCTTGCTAGAGTCTTCAGACAGAGCTGAGGTGAAGACAGACACGCTGGCAGTGTTATCCAGATTGGCAGACAGTTTTGATGGCTCGGCACAGATCATGGAAGCGGCGATTCCATCAATCCTTAGACTTCTGTATGCTATCGAGACGCAGGCTGGGAAAGAGTACTGCGTCTCGATCCTGCATTCCCTCTGCCTCAACTGCGGAGCTGATGTGGTGTCCGTTTTGGTGAGGGACGCGTCTCTCATGACGGCGCTCTACTCGCTCGTCACGGAGGGGACGTCGCATGCGGGGAGGAAGGCGCGGTCGCTTATCAAGATCCTGCACAGGTTCTGTGAGACGAGGTCGTCTGATCACAAGAGGGAGCTCAGGCCAGAACAAGATCAGTTTGTTGATGTTTGGTGA